The Medicago truncatula cultivar Jemalong A17 chromosome 7, MtrunA17r5.0-ANR, whole genome shotgun sequence genome includes the window TGCTTTagatcatgtttttttttgtttggtttttatgAGCTAGCCGTGAAATTAACACACTAAATGCAGAGAAGTAGGGATAAATGGTGGGTTAAACCCGCAATCCAGCATATCAATTGCTCCTACAACATGTAGTCAAGAGAGTTTGGATCATGTTTTAATTagaatgaatttattatttatggTATCTTGATTTTGATCGGATAAATGTTGGTATAGATTTATTGATATCTATGGagaagttcagaaagttagctcatggaaaaaaattcaatttcatcttATACAAAgaaacaatgttttaaaaaatttatttatgttgcaAAGATTGTTTCTGCAACCAATTTGATTGATAAACACCTAATTATGTTTGGTtaagtttataaaaatatgcAATGAGTAGGTGGTGCAATCGTACAAGCACTAATGCATCGGATCGCATTAGAATTTCATAGTAAAGAGATGGCCTGAACAAGTGTtcataagtgggggcaatctcACCTCACAACCGGTGTGGGGTTGTTTTAGGGGCGAAACTAGAACTAGGATGGGCGACCTCTTGGGTTGCACCTCATCCCAACACTTTTGGAACCCAAAAAATATGCAGTGAATTATGTCTTACTAATAAGCTCAAAAGGAGCTTAGTTTAAGAAGATATTTGTATATGCGATGGTTAATTAAGCTTTTATGAATTAAGCTGTTTGATTAAATTTGACTACAATGTCTCTCTTCAtgaattgtttttattattgaatgatgtaaCCATGGTTAATATATATGTGCTTATtcatttcaatattgttttccTTTCCTTCAATTTGTTTTGACCCAAAGGTTCAAGTAGGAGGTTCGCCTATGTTCAAAGTGGAGAGGAAACTTGGCAAAGGTGGATTTGGACAGGTTTTTGTTGGACGTCGAGTTACCGGTGGTAATGACCGTCTTAATGGCCCCGGTGCCACCGAGGTATGCTGAGGGTTGTAACTTGTAACTTTAATGTGGTTAAAggattttcatttgttttaagtttattgttatcttttcatatttcagGTGGCTTTGAAATTTGAACATAGAAACAGTAAAGGTTGCAACTATGGCCCTCCTTACGAGTGGCAAGTGTACAAGTAGGTATCTTAATTGCAGTATATTGTATAGTCAAAAATCTTAACTGCAGTATATTGTAAATTGGTTTGCATTTATGTACAAGTTTCGTGAAAAGGTAAATTTGCCTGAGATTTgttctttatattttgttttgaagcaCCCTTGGTGGAAGTCATGGAATACCTAAAGTACATTATAAAGGAAGACAAGGAGAATATTACGTGATGGTATGATCTACACAATAAGCATAGTATATTATCTCATTTCACCTTAGccaattaactattttttttaatgattatcattatattatatgcaggttaTGGACATGCTTGGTCCAAGCTTGTGGGATGTTTGGAATACCACAGGCCAGGCGTGAGTATAAGCCTTTTATGATTGTATCTGCTTCTTTGTTGCTCCTGTGTTTTACAATAATGACCGTTACATATTGATTGTATATTTTAAGCTTTCTTTGTTAAGATTATATTGGAGTGAGGTGTGACTCAgttttagtttaatttcttcCATCTAACCAAACTAAAACAAGATTAGTTAtattttgtataggtggtttttGGTTTGGCTATTGATATGATTTATGTAGAACATTATGGCGCTGTTTGATCCAAGTAGTGGATTctacttagtgggataaggcttggttgtttttgttgtagGTGTAAATGGTTTATACTGAAACTCTTTGTGATGTCAGTCTTCTGTTTTCATTTTTCGAAGAAAATTGATCTTACTTGACATTTGTAGAAATCTTGAATTCTACTTTATATGTAAATCACCATTCAAGTAAATTCTTAAAATACTGTAGCTTTGATCCGCTTTGTGCATTAATTACGTATTCTGCTTCACAAATGTTATATCTAAGCCTTCTATTCTGGCTGTGTcctctatattttatttttccattttcttctTTGTCAGTGAGCCAATAATTAATATGCTCCTTTTTTTCCCTTTCCGGTTTGtgttagtctttttttttaatggagttTATTGATTTGATTGTCTTTTGAATATGTAGGATGTCTGCCGAAATGGTGGCATGCATTGCTGTGGAGTCATTGTCGATCTTGGAGAAGATGCACTCAAGGGGGTATGTTATAGATCAAACACATGCTTATATTCAGCCTTTAGTTTGGTATATTGATTTAGTTGAGTTTTCTGGTTTCTAAATATTGCTTTTGTTCATTATAGATATGTGCATGGGGATGTAAAACCAGAGAACTTTTTACTAGGTCAGCCAGGTACAGCACAAGAGAAGAAATTGTTTCTTGTTGATCTCGGATTAGGTGAGTAGTTTGAATTTGAAGTGtgagaaattttgtttttgctggtccctttttttttttattcttacaAGGATTTTATTTTCAGCAACAAAGTGGAGAGACACCTCCACCGGTCAGCATGTTGAATATGACCAGCGCCCTGATATGTTCAGGTTTCTTTTTTCACCTTCTTATCCTTTCTTCaaacattttcttaatttctaCTGGCATCATATTCCTTTTTCACTCTTTTATTAGCGTAAAAATATCCAACATCTTGAggcttatatttttaatttttgcagaGGAACTGTTCGATATGCAAGTGTTCATGCTCATTTGGGAAGAACTGCTAGTAGAAGAGATGATCTTGAATCTCTTGCATATActctcatttttcttcataaaggCCGGTTACCATGGCAAGGTTATCAGGTGCTTACACCTTTTTTTCTCATCCAGTATTTACTGTGGCGATTGGTTTCCATTACATGTTTGTTTTAatctgtttttaatttctttgacaGGGAGATAATAAGTCGTATCTTGTTTGCAAAAAGAAGATGGGAACATCTCCTGAGATGCTATGCTGCTTCTGCCCTACTCCTTTCAGACATTTCCTTGAGTTTGTAGTGAACATGAAATTCGATGAAGAGCCTAACTATTCCAAGCTAATATCCTTGTTTGATAGTGTGCTTGGACCAAATCCTGCACTGCGGCCAATTAATACTGAAGGTGCTCAAAAGGTAATGATGGTGGTGTTATATTAGAGATCTTCTATTTTATTATCACGCTTTTAAACCTTCGGGTGGCGTCATTGTATTTACCATGATCATTTGTTTCCCAAATTGAAATTTACCAGGTCGGGCAAAAGAGAGGTAGATTGAATattgaggaagaagatgattcGCAGCCTAAAAAGAAGGTTCGTTTGGGGGTTCCTGCTACACAATGGATATCAATTTACAATGCAAGAATGCCAATGAAGCAAAGGTAGAGATGCAATCACTTTTTGCCGATGTTTCATTAATTTGACCAATTGGATATATATAACGAAGCCTCATCCGATTAGTGGATGCGGCTACATGGATCTCGAGATGCAAGAATCCCTATTATGATTtaactttaaaagataaattatttacCTCCGAATCTATGTTACATAAATACGGGTACGGTACCCGGTACAATATGGGTACCGACTACCGGTACAAGAATATggcaatttttaaaaaaaattaaggtatgGGTACATCCATAAAATCTTGAGTTTTGTTATATAATATCTAACATGAGAGCTAAATTCTTCAATTTACAACAAAAGCATCACGATAAGagtttaaaaatttgaaaattagtgTTGGTTACAACAGCAAAAAAACTCATATGCACGCATAACACTATATTATCATATTAATATACAAGAGAAAGTCACAATTTTCATTCACAGTAGAATAATGAGCAAAATTGATGTACCACGAGTACCGTATGTGTACCCGGTACGGGTACTTCACCTTTTTACAAGCGCTCAGGCTTCAGAGCTCCAAATCTATCATAATGATGTCCAAACGCTTCAGAGCTCCAAATCTATCATAATGATGTCCAAACGCTTCAGAGCTCCAAATCTATCATAATGATGTCCAAACACGTGTCCAAACCACCTTATATGCTGTTTTACTATCTTTTCTATAATGTGAGTCTAATCTAACACATGTCGTATAGATATCGGTGCACATGTCATATAGATATCGGTGTCTTGCTGTGATTTACTTGGTTAATATAtgggaaaatatatataaaacaaatttaaccaTCTGATATGTCCGGGAGTGCATAACTTGTCATTCTTTATAAATTTGTATATTCCTTGTGTTTGTTTGTCTGACTTGGGATCTTCACAAATAAATGAGTTATAACTTGAAGTAAAAAGTATCTACTGCTTGGGTGTTTTGTTATGATAATGTTATGGTTTACTGAAAAGTGGCTGTACTGTTAGGTATCATTACAATGTAGCGGATGGACGATTAGCGCAGCATGTAGAGCGAGGGATTGCAGACGGCCTTCTTATTAGTTGTGTCGCTTCTTGTTCCAATCTCTGGGCACTTATTATGGATGCTGGAACTGGATTTACAAATCAAGTTTACAAGTTGTCACCTTTTTTCTTACACAAGGTTGAATTAAATGTTGTACATCATTGCATGTGGAAAGCATTGTAACCTATTTTCAGTTTTATGAAACTTACTTATCCAATTCTGCTTCTTTATAGGAATGGATCATGGAGCAATGGGAGAAGAACTATTACATTACTTCTATAGCTGGGGTTACTAATGGGAGCTCTCTTGTGGTGATGTCAAAAGGTTTGTTTGCTTTACTTACAAATGAAGAATGATATTTTTCACCGTAAATGCATCAACATTGGATCCAATTCCGGGGGGCTTTAAGTTAGTTAGGTAATTAGGGTCTCTGTGTTCCCAAAAaatggttttctttttttaccatTAGTATATTCAAAACGCCAGTAAACTATGTAAGGGCATGTGTATTAACAGTTCCCATATCTCTGAAATTTGAGCAGGGGTGGGGATAATGATGCACCTCTTGTTACTAATTTCATGGTTCCCCTCTACACTAAATGGGAAATTAAGATAGAAAACAAGTATTATTATACATTGTTTTTGAATACCAGGCTGTCTGTAGGATCCACAGAAATGGGAGTGAGGGTGACTAGATTGTTGATTCAATAAGCTTGgtgaattttatataattaagttaataagttgcatattttaatttggaGTATATGAAAGTCTATTCACATGGAATTCGCTTTTTACATGATTTGTCTTTTATATTCCCGCCTGTTCCAATTTCTTGTACAAGTATGGCAAAGAGGCTCTACTCAAATTTAGTGCCTGTGTGACTTTCAATTTTTTAGCAGATCTATCTGGATGTTGTTTGTCCACATGTATGAGGGTTTCTTTCTCTGTTTTAATACTATAGAGGGAGAACAAGCGTGAAAAAAACTTCATTGTGATTTGTTCTGGTTTCCACAGGCACACAGTATACACAACAATCATATAAAGTAAGCGAGTCTTTCCCCTTCAAATGGATAAACAAGAAGTGGAGAGAAGGTTTTCACGTGACTTCAATGGCCACTGCTGGAAGTCGTTGGGGTGTTGTTATGTCACGGAATGCTGGATTCAGTGATCAGGTTTGCTCTTTATTTTGTATTCTAATCTGTGATATgatataatgaaataaaagcTTTTGAGTATTTGTTTTCCTGCCTTTATTCAAAATGTTTTGTACGTTTGTATTTCATTGAGTATTACTATTACTACATGGCCTGGCTTTGGTCTCCGAGTAATATATCAAACTGGTGTGCTTGCAATCCTCTTTGGATTGGATCAGTAATTTAGTGGTACACCCTGCCAACAAAGTTTGATAGAATTTAGCCAAAATCCACCTATTTTCTAGCTTGGTTTGTTGAAATTGGGTccaactcatccttacaaaatcagcttgtaaggtgaggagtgcctcctctttctAAACTCTTATCTAGAGTCCTATCTTTCCAACACGGGACTTGGTTTTTTCCCCCAATATGGTTATTGACTTGTTGGATAAATCATAGGGGTTGGTTCCTCTTGTTGAACTCATTCTGGTTATTGTCAAATAATTCTTGTTTGTTGGCCTTTTCCTTCACTTCACTAGTTCAAGGTTAACTTTATTAAGAAATTGCAACTGTAGGAAGCACTATTGGGTTGTTAAGCATTGTAAGGTCACTTAATACTGTCCCATAACACTAATATAACAAATTGAGTTTAAAGTGTGTCCATGTTTTTAAGACTCCttggtttaatttatttatttatttctgaattaaataatttaaatttcttGTTACTTTTAATAGAGCAACAGTTTTTTCCTTGCCTTCTCTGCACAAAGTTCGGTTGAAATTTTCTGCACTTCGATTAACGTCTCTTTTCCTTGCTTTCTCATCATCCACGTTTTATCTGTAGGTTGTTGAACTTGATTTCCTCTACCCTAGTGAGGGAATCCATAGACGATGGGATAATGGTTACAGGATCACAGCAACTGCAGCTACATGGGATCAATCTGCTCTTATATTAAGCAAACCGAGGCGAAGACCTGCTGACGAAACTCAGGAAACTCTTCGGACGTCTCAATTTCCAAGCACACATGTTAAGGTTAGGGTTGATAAATCAATACTTGATTTTGTTAACTACCTTCAAAAAGTGTTTTTTCTCATTGATTCTGTTTATGTTTACAGGAAAAATGGTCAAAAAACCTTTACCTTGCTTGTTTGTGCTATGGGCGTACAGTATGCTGATTCCCtttcagtgttgtcaaatagcggcttGTTGTAGcgtagtggaatttgaacaaaccgctattttCCGTGATCCGCGATGGACAGCACTGTTCCCTTTACAAATGAGGGAGGGTATTTTGTTTGTACACTATATTTTTCTACTACTCAAATCATAATGTATAAGTTTGTGTGTTAAGGCTAGATGTGCAAGGAGAGAAttgtatgttgtttttttatatagtatTGCTCTCCGCACCCCCCTCTTTGGTGGTGGATGTGGCAGTTAGTAAATGTATACATGTTATATTTGCCTCCTAACTAAATGTAGgtctaattttaaaattgtttcagCTACACCTGTAatgataagaaataaaaaaaagaatattttgtaTGGATACATCTTTCTTTATGTATACATTATTACAATGTCCAACATAATTTCATTGCCCTTTTCCTTGCATGCATGAGACTCAGCGTGTAATTGGATATGAATTTCTTTCCTGCTGTTATCCATAAAGGGATTTGAAAGCTTTGTTGGAAATTATTGAATTGTTGATTTTACAAGGCAATGAATtcaaagattttattttattttttaaatgtcagGATATGATCAATTTTTGGACTCTTTTACTAGaaattgaatcaaattgaaCTCAGTTGCATATctaaattttaatgtttgaataGATCTCTTATTTTCTCATCTCAATATCTCCTTTACTTAAGATAATTTTAAGGGTCTTATTAACAACATAACATAGGTTactctttaaggatttcaactaaaaaaattacttcaatGCTTTTTAAAAGgctaaacattttaatttataatgtaTTAATTATAccattttaaactt containing:
- the LOC11417788 gene encoding casein kinase 1-like protein HD16 gives rise to the protein MGDESGGLSANKGVAQEDEGNTTPFPERVQVGGSPMFKVERKLGKGGFGQVFVGRRVTGGNDRLNGPGATEVALKFEHRNSKGCNYGPPYEWQVYNTLGGSHGIPKVHYKGRQGEYYVMVMDMLGPSLWDVWNTTGQAMSAEMVACIAVESLSILEKMHSRGYVHGDVKPENFLLGQPGTAQEKKLFLVDLGLATKWRDTSTGQHVEYDQRPDMFRGTVRYASVHAHLGRTASRRDDLESLAYTLIFLHKGRLPWQGYQGDNKSYLVCKKKMGTSPEMLCCFCPTPFRHFLEFVVNMKFDEEPNYSKLISLFDSVLGPNPALRPINTEGAQKVGQKRGRLNIEEEDDSQPKKKVRLGVPATQWISIYNARMPMKQRYHYNVADGRLAQHVERGIADGLLISCVASCSNLWALIMDAGTGFTNQVYKLSPFFLHKEWIMEQWEKNYYITSIAGVTNGSSLVVMSKGTQYTQQSYKVSESFPFKWINKKWREGFHVTSMATAGSRWGVVMSRNAGFSDQVVELDFLYPSEGIHRRWDNGYRITATAATWDQSALILSKPRRRPADETQETLRTSQFPSTHVKEKWSKNLYLACLCYGRTVC